From the uncultured Trichococcus sp. genome, one window contains:
- the fabK gene encoding enoyl-[acyl-carrier-protein] reductase FabK, producing the protein MKSELCELLGIQYPIIQGAMAWVADADLASAVSNAGGLGLIGTGHDSVDVANEKISKMKALTDKPFGVNIMLLNPHVDAIVEAVIAAGVKVVTTGAGSPARYMNQFKEAGITVIPVVASVALARRMEKDGAHAVVVEGMESGGHIGKTTTLALVPQVVDAVSIPVIAAGGIGDGRGMAAAFMLGASAVQVGTRFVVAKESNAHQNFKNAILRAKDIDTVITGQITGHPVRVLRNKLTREYLQVEKEETSKENPDLAKLEEMGKGALRRATVDGDKDYGSMMAGQIAGLISKEQTCHDIIQEYMTECKEVILAQAKLWAE; encoded by the coding sequence ATGAAATCAGAATTATGTGAATTATTAGGTATTCAATATCCCATCATTCAAGGGGCAATGGCGTGGGTAGCGGATGCTGATTTGGCAAGTGCCGTTTCCAATGCTGGTGGTTTGGGCCTTATCGGGACTGGACATGATAGTGTGGATGTAGCGAATGAAAAAATTTCGAAAATGAAAGCATTGACGGATAAGCCTTTTGGTGTAAACATCATGCTTTTGAATCCGCATGTCGATGCCATTGTTGAAGCAGTGATCGCTGCAGGCGTTAAGGTTGTCACAACCGGCGCCGGAAGTCCAGCCCGTTATATGAACCAATTCAAAGAAGCAGGCATCACCGTTATTCCGGTTGTGGCTTCCGTAGCTTTAGCGAGAAGAATGGAGAAAGACGGCGCACACGCTGTCGTCGTCGAAGGCATGGAATCCGGTGGACACATCGGAAAAACAACGACACTTGCCCTGGTTCCTCAGGTTGTCGATGCCGTCTCCATTCCAGTCATCGCTGCCGGAGGTATCGGCGATGGACGCGGGATGGCAGCTGCTTTCATGTTGGGCGCATCTGCTGTTCAAGTGGGTACCCGTTTTGTAGTCGCCAAAGAATCCAATGCACATCAAAATTTCAAGAATGCCATCCTTAGGGCGAAAGACATCGATACAGTCATTACCGGTCAGATTACCGGACATCCTGTTCGTGTGTTGCGCAACAAGTTGACCAGAGAATATCTGCAAGTCGAAAAAGAAGAGACAAGCAAAGAAAATCCGGACTTGGCAAAACTTGAAGAAATGGGCAAAGGCGCTCTGAGAAGAGCGACTGTCGATGGTGATAAAGACTACGGTTCGATGATGGCCGGACAGATTGCCGGTTTGATTTCGAAGGAACAAACGTGTCATGATATCATACAAGAGTATATGACGGAATGCAAAGAAGTTATCTTGGCCCAAGCAAAATTGTGGGCTGAGTAA
- the fabZ gene encoding 3-hydroxyacyl-ACP dehydratase FabZ, which yields MSLLSAQEVMDIIPNRYPIFFIDKVEELTPGEHIVCYKNVTINEPFFQGHFPGEPVMPGVLIVEALAQAGSIPLLTLPDFKGQTAYLGGLNKVKFRQKVVPGDVLRLQVDIVKLKKFAGIGYGQAFVGDKKVCEVEMTFIIGR from the coding sequence ATGAGTTTATTAAGCGCACAAGAAGTAATGGATATCATCCCGAACCGCTACCCGATTTTCTTCATCGACAAAGTTGAAGAATTGACACCAGGCGAACATATCGTCTGCTACAAAAACGTAACAATCAACGAACCTTTCTTCCAAGGACATTTCCCGGGCGAACCAGTAATGCCAGGCGTATTGATCGTTGAAGCATTGGCTCAAGCGGGTTCTATCCCTTTGTTGACACTACCGGATTTCAAGGGGCAAACAGCTTACTTAGGCGGATTAAATAAAGTCAAATTCCGTCAAAAAGTTGTTCCTGGTGATGTTTTGCGTCTTCAAGTCGATATCGTCAAATTGAAAAAATTTGCAGGTATCGGTTATGGACAAGCTTTTGTCGGAGACAAAAAAGTTTGTGAAGTTGAAATGACATTCATCATTGGTAGATAG
- a CDS encoding acyl carrier protein has translation MTFEKIQAIIVDQLDKEVEEVQLATNFREDLDADSLDLFQIINDIEDEFDIKIESDEGINTVEDLVKYVDAQLAE, from the coding sequence ATGACATTCGAAAAAATTCAAGCTATTATCGTGGACCAATTGGACAAAGAAGTAGAAGAAGTACAATTAGCAACTAACTTCAGAGAAGACTTGGATGCAGACAGCTTAGACTTGTTCCAAATCATCAACGACATCGAAGACGAATTCGATATCAAAATCGAATCAGACGAAGGTATCAACACTGTTGAAGATTTAGTTAAATACGTTGACGCTCAATTAGCAGAATAA
- the accA gene encoding acetyl-CoA carboxylase carboxyl transferase subunit alpha: MKDVKEIITSARSISRLTATEMIHAICEGFVEFHGDRKFGDDPAIVGGIALLDDMPVTVIGTQKGHDVTENVYRNFGSPHPEGYRKAIRLMKQAEKFNRPIVTFINTSGAFCDVDSEDRGIGEAIAESLLVMSQLTVPFIAIFIGEGGSGGALALAMGNEVWMLENTMYSVLSPEGFASILWKDSSRSDEAAKVMKLTPDDLFALDVIDKIIMETRRKVARKSDDVMLELKRELSAKLKELKQLTPAELVEQRQKRFRNY; this comes from the coding sequence GTGAAAGATGTCAAAGAAATCATCACCTCTGCAAGAAGCATCTCCCGCTTGACGGCGACGGAAATGATCCATGCCATCTGTGAAGGTTTTGTTGAATTCCACGGCGACCGAAAATTCGGTGACGATCCTGCTATCGTCGGGGGCATCGCATTGCTGGATGACATGCCGGTAACCGTCATCGGAACCCAAAAAGGCCACGATGTGACTGAGAATGTCTACCGGAATTTCGGATCACCGCATCCGGAAGGCTACCGGAAGGCGATCCGCTTGATGAAACAGGCGGAGAAATTCAATCGTCCGATCGTTACTTTCATCAATACCTCAGGCGCTTTTTGCGACGTCGATTCTGAGGACCGAGGCATCGGTGAAGCGATCGCTGAATCGCTTTTGGTGATGAGTCAACTGACAGTCCCTTTCATCGCCATCTTCATCGGCGAGGGAGGCAGCGGCGGTGCCTTGGCGCTCGCAATGGGCAACGAGGTGTGGATGTTGGAGAATACCATGTATTCTGTCCTGTCCCCTGAAGGTTTTGCCTCCATTTTATGGAAAGATTCCTCGCGATCCGATGAAGCGGCCAAAGTAATGAAGTTGACGCCTGATGATCTTTTTGCATTGGACGTCATCGACAAAATCATTATGGAAACCCGCAGGAAAGTGGCCCGTAAATCGGACGATGTCATGCTGGAACTGAAGCGGGAATTAAGTGCCAAGCTGAAAGAGCTGAAGCAATTGACTCCAGCGGAATTGGTCGAGCAACGCCAGAAACGATTCCGGAACTATTGA
- a CDS encoding ribonuclease HI family protein, giving the protein MIKLFVDGAATGKEGYAAIGILIVEDGVQEQIGLPLEEQMDNHRAEFEALLYGLRHLRAHNKQDQLVFCYTDSKLVAESIRKKYTKKVELKLLLEEALQELAVFTNLYLKWIPEKENRGADNLARNALHQLTKKKK; this is encoded by the coding sequence TTGATAAAATTATTCGTGGATGGGGCGGCTACGGGAAAAGAAGGTTATGCGGCCATCGGGATTTTGATCGTTGAGGACGGGGTACAAGAGCAGATTGGCTTGCCTTTAGAGGAGCAAATGGATAATCATCGGGCTGAATTCGAAGCGCTCCTGTATGGGTTGCGCCACCTGAGAGCGCACAACAAACAGGACCAGCTCGTTTTTTGTTACACGGACAGCAAACTAGTCGCTGAATCGATCAGGAAAAAGTACACAAAAAAAGTGGAGCTTAAGCTTTTGCTGGAAGAGGCACTGCAGGAATTGGCTGTGTTCACAAATCTTTATTTGAAATGGATTCCGGAAAAGGAAAACAGAGGAGCCGATAATCTCGCCAGAAATGCGCTCCATCAGCTCACCAAAAAGAAAAAATGA
- the accB gene encoding acetyl-CoA carboxylase biotin carboxyl carrier protein produces MNIEDVKSLISLIDESSLTELHYQTGDFQLLLSKNKLVQSNQQSSDSIPAAAPTPAVTAPVQNSKAAVSETAAETEGKIITSPIVGVVYLAPTPDAKPYATKGQTIAKGDVVCLVEAMKLMNEIKSEFDGEIVEVLVENEQIVEFNQPLFRIV; encoded by the coding sequence GTGAATATTGAAGATGTAAAAAGCCTCATTTCCTTGATCGATGAATCAAGTTTGACTGAGTTGCATTATCAGACAGGCGACTTTCAACTATTGTTGTCCAAGAACAAGTTGGTCCAATCGAACCAACAGTCAAGCGACAGCATTCCGGCTGCAGCTCCAACTCCAGCAGTGACTGCTCCGGTCCAAAACAGCAAAGCAGCCGTTTCAGAAACGGCTGCTGAAACAGAAGGAAAAATCATCACTTCTCCGATCGTCGGCGTTGTTTACCTAGCACCGACTCCGGATGCAAAACCGTATGCAACTAAAGGCCAAACCATCGCTAAAGGCGACGTTGTCTGCTTGGTGGAAGCAATGAAACTTATGAATGAAATCAAAAGCGAATTCGATGGGGAAATCGTTGAAGTATTGGTTGAAAATGAACAAATCGTTGAATTCAACCAACCGCTGTTCCGCATCGTCTAA
- the accD gene encoding acetyl-CoA carboxylase, carboxyltransferase subunit beta: MKLFRKRPYIPIAQVPASKADDQKPIVPEGLWEKCPNCQKTIYSKDLGKDKVCPHCAYNFRISAYERISHIVDEGSFDEWNALMPEENPLAFPGYENKLKIAKEKTGLDEAVVTGAAFINKHKVALCVMDSNFIMASMGKVVGEKLTLAFERATEEKLPIIVFTASGGARMQEGIMSLMQMAKVSVAVSNHSKAGLLYITVLTDPTTGGVTASFAMQGDIILAETGATVGFAGKRVIEQTIKAKLPEGFQTAEKVLENGFIDKIVARKDLKRALQHILLIHAPAEKAGEVQ, from the coding sequence ATGAAATTATTTCGTAAGCGTCCTTACATTCCGATAGCTCAAGTTCCCGCTTCAAAAGCAGACGATCAGAAACCGATCGTTCCTGAAGGCTTATGGGAAAAATGCCCGAATTGTCAAAAAACGATCTACAGCAAGGATTTGGGGAAAGATAAAGTATGCCCGCATTGTGCCTATAATTTCAGGATTTCGGCGTATGAACGCATTTCCCATATCGTTGATGAAGGTTCTTTTGATGAATGGAACGCGCTCATGCCCGAAGAAAATCCGTTGGCTTTTCCGGGGTATGAGAACAAATTGAAGATTGCTAAAGAAAAAACGGGACTTGACGAGGCGGTTGTAACCGGCGCGGCATTCATCAATAAGCATAAAGTTGCTTTGTGTGTGATGGATTCGAACTTTATCATGGCAAGCATGGGGAAAGTGGTCGGCGAAAAGCTGACGCTCGCGTTTGAACGCGCAACGGAAGAAAAGCTGCCGATCATTGTCTTCACTGCTTCAGGCGGCGCCAGAATGCAAGAGGGCATCATGTCTTTGATGCAGATGGCGAAAGTCAGCGTTGCAGTCTCCAATCACAGTAAAGCAGGGCTGTTGTACATCACAGTCCTGACCGATCCGACGACTGGGGGCGTAACGGCCAGCTTTGCGATGCAGGGGGATATCATCCTTGCTGAAACAGGGGCGACTGTCGGTTTCGCCGGCAAACGCGTCATCGAACAGACAATCAAAGCGAAATTGCCAGAAGGTTTCCAGACAGCTGAAAAGGTGCTGGAAAACGGCTTTATCGACAAAATTGTAGCCAGAAAAGATTTGAAAAGAGCATTACAGCATATCTTGCTGATACATGCTCCTGCAGAAAAGGCGGGTGAAGTGCAGTGA
- a CDS encoding MarR family winged helix-turn-helix transcriptional regulator, with protein sequence MDHSIDKINSYLVAVFNEVLDIEEGALRVSTFSDLSIKEMHTVEAIGMYQEHTTSEVAKKLNITAGTLTVAINTLVKKGYVERIRMQKDRRVVKLGLTKKGRLLYRLHDKFHREMVKNTIRDMEDQEVKVLLKGLNNLHGFLFGLVQNIKEQG encoded by the coding sequence TTGGATCATTCCATAGATAAAATTAACTCATACCTCGTAGCTGTCTTCAATGAAGTGCTGGATATCGAAGAGGGGGCATTGCGTGTCAGTACCTTTTCTGATCTATCCATAAAGGAGATGCATACAGTCGAGGCGATCGGCATGTATCAGGAACACACAACTTCTGAAGTAGCGAAAAAATTGAACATAACTGCGGGAACTTTGACGGTGGCCATAAACACTCTGGTAAAAAAAGGGTATGTTGAACGCATTCGGATGCAGAAAGACCGCAGAGTCGTAAAACTAGGATTAACCAAAAAAGGACGCTTACTGTATCGTCTTCATGATAAGTTCCATAGAGAGATGGTAAAAAATACCATTCGCGATATGGAAGATCAGGAAGTGAAAGTTTTGCTGAAAGGCCTAAACAATCTTCACGGTTTCTTATTTGGGTTAGTTCAAAATATCAAGGAACAGGGTTGA
- the fabD gene encoding ACP S-malonyltransferase, with translation MATAFVYSGQGAQYFGMGQELYNEYAVVRTVFDEASVTLGYDVAELCFQENDKLHLTEYTQPAILTVSYALDQLLAEKGIQPDFVAGLSLGEYTALVKANAFSFNEAISLVAKRGKYMSEAVPAGRGKMAAVMNAERSVIEESCREASETSYVAPANYNMPTQIVIGGEVEGVNKAIEILESKGVKRIIPLNVSGPFHTALLHPAAEKLEVALAEVTVAEPKIPVVGNTEATIVARDAIKGLLVRQIESPVLWEDSVRKLVELGVDTFVEVGPGTTLSKFIKKINKEVAVYNVEDLKSLNKTLEALQK, from the coding sequence ATGGCAACAGCTTTTGTCTACAGTGGTCAAGGTGCGCAATATTTCGGTATGGGTCAAGAACTTTATAACGAGTATGCCGTTGTGCGCACTGTTTTTGATGAAGCTTCAGTAACGCTTGGTTACGATGTTGCAGAACTATGTTTCCAAGAGAACGACAAGCTTCATTTAACTGAATATACACAACCAGCAATCTTAACGGTTAGCTACGCCCTTGATCAATTACTAGCTGAAAAGGGAATTCAGCCAGATTTTGTTGCAGGATTGAGCCTCGGAGAATATACAGCACTGGTGAAAGCCAATGCTTTTTCTTTTAATGAGGCTATTTCGCTCGTAGCGAAACGCGGGAAGTACATGAGCGAGGCAGTGCCGGCAGGCCGTGGGAAAATGGCTGCCGTCATGAATGCAGAACGCTCTGTCATCGAAGAATCTTGCCGGGAAGCAAGCGAGACGTCTTATGTCGCGCCTGCCAACTACAATATGCCGACGCAGATCGTCATCGGCGGAGAAGTCGAAGGCGTCAATAAAGCCATCGAAATTCTTGAGTCGAAAGGCGTGAAGCGCATCATCCCATTGAACGTCAGCGGCCCTTTCCATACGGCCCTGTTGCATCCTGCAGCGGAAAAGTTGGAAGTGGCTTTGGCTGAGGTGACTGTGGCTGAACCGAAGATACCTGTCGTAGGCAATACCGAAGCGACAATCGTGGCAAGAGACGCCATCAAGGGTCTGTTGGTGCGCCAGATCGAATCGCCGGTATTATGGGAAGACAGCGTCCGCAAACTGGTTGAATTGGGTGTGGACACCTTCGTGGAAGTCGGCCCTGGCACGACTTTAAGCAAATTCATCAAAAAAATCAATAAAGAGGTCGCTGTGTACAATGTGGAGGATTTGAAATCCCTCAACAAGACCCTAGAAGCGTTACAAAAATAA
- the fabF gene encoding beta-ketoacyl-ACP synthase II: protein MNRVVITGMGAITPLGNTVTEYWDGIKNGKNGITAITKFDASETGISVAGEVKDFDATLYMDRKEYKRMDLFSQYAVAASAQAVEQSGIDMEKIDADRFGVTIGSGVGGFITMESGIIKMHEKGPKRVPPMFVPMAIGNMAAGNTAIKFGAKGPSMDIVTACASATNSIGEAFRSIKHGYADLMLAGGSEATVCEIGIAGFAALTALSTNTDPDRASIPFDKERDGFVMGEGAGILMLENLDHALARGANILAEVVGYGVTCDAYHMTAPSADGSGAGKAMLQAIKEAGITPAQVDYINAHGTSTPANDSGETAAIKYAFGEEAYNVAISSTKSMTGHLLGAAGGIEAVACVKAIQDDFLPPTIGFQVADEGCDLDYIPNVGREKEVTYTLSNSLGFGGHNAVLCFKKWEA, encoded by the coding sequence ATGAATCGCGTTGTTATTACAGGTATGGGTGCTATCACACCTTTAGGAAATACAGTCACTGAATATTGGGACGGCATCAAAAACGGTAAAAACGGTATTACGGCCATCACTAAATTTGATGCAAGCGAAACGGGCATTTCTGTCGCAGGCGAAGTGAAGGACTTCGATGCGACCTTATATATGGACCGTAAAGAATACAAGCGTATGGATCTGTTTTCGCAATATGCGGTAGCAGCCTCAGCTCAAGCCGTGGAACAAAGCGGCATCGACATGGAGAAAATCGATGCGGACCGCTTTGGCGTTACCATCGGCTCTGGTGTCGGCGGATTCATCACGATGGAATCCGGCATCATCAAAATGCATGAAAAAGGACCGAAACGCGTACCGCCTATGTTCGTACCGATGGCAATCGGAAACATGGCGGCAGGCAATACTGCCATCAAATTCGGTGCTAAAGGACCGAGCATGGACATCGTTACTGCGTGTGCTTCCGCGACAAACTCAATCGGAGAAGCATTCCGCAGCATCAAACATGGTTATGCAGACTTGATGCTGGCAGGCGGATCGGAAGCTACGGTCTGCGAAATCGGCATCGCTGGTTTTGCGGCATTGACGGCTTTATCCACAAACACTGATCCGGACCGTGCATCCATTCCTTTCGATAAAGAGAGAGATGGTTTTGTCATGGGTGAAGGTGCTGGAATCTTGATGCTTGAAAATCTTGATCACGCACTGGCACGCGGCGCAAACATCTTGGCTGAAGTTGTCGGATACGGCGTCACCTGTGATGCTTATCATATGACGGCTCCATCCGCTGACGGAAGCGGTGCCGGCAAAGCGATGCTTCAAGCCATCAAAGAAGCGGGCATCACTCCGGCGCAAGTCGATTACATCAACGCTCACGGAACAAGTACGCCTGCAAATGATTCAGGCGAAACGGCTGCGATCAAGTATGCATTCGGCGAAGAAGCATACAACGTCGCTATTTCAAGCACTAAGAGCATGACTGGTCACCTTTTGGGCGCTGCCGGCGGTATCGAAGCTGTTGCCTGCGTTAAAGCCATTCAAGACGACTTCCTGCCGCCTACAATTGGCTTCCAAGTGGCTGATGAAGGCTGCGATTTGGACTACATCCCGAATGTTGGGCGTGAAAAAGAAGTTACTTATACATTGAGCAACTCTTTGGGCTTCGGCGGTCATAATGCCGTACTATGTTTCAAAAAATGGGAGGCTTAA
- a CDS encoding cold-shock protein translates to MEFGKVKWFNNDKGYGFIELDQQDDDIFVHFTGIAGEGFKRLEEGQRVQFDIAEGVRGPQATNVVVLAEA, encoded by the coding sequence ATGGAATTTGGCAAAGTAAAGTGGTTCAATAATGATAAAGGGTATGGTTTTATTGAACTCGACCAACAGGATGACGACATTTTCGTACATTTTACCGGCATAGCTGGAGAAGGCTTCAAAAGACTCGAAGAAGGGCAACGCGTTCAGTTCGATATCGCTGAAGGCGTCAGGGGACCACAGGCCACTAATGTGGTCGTCTTGGCAGAAGCATAA
- a CDS encoding acetyl-CoA carboxylase biotin carboxylase subunit, which translates to MFTKVLIANRGEIAVRIIRACHELGIQTVAVYSEADREALHTQLATQAICIGPAKASDSYLNMTSILSAAVVTGAQAIHPGFGFLSENSAFATMCEEMNIRFIGPSSTIIDLMGNKANARKTMIAAGVPVTPGSEGYISSYEEAVAQAEQIGYPVILKAAAGGGGKGMRKVYQENGLEAAFSQAKAEAKAAFGDDRMYLEKIITPARHIEVQILGDSFGNVVHLGERDCSLQRNHQKVLEESPSTFISEETRKAMGEVAIRAAKHVGYTNAGTIEFLVDTDQRFYFMEMNTRIQVEHPVTEMATGIDIVKEQLRIASGEPLSFTQDEVVITGHTIECRINAENPALGFRPSSGKIDYLFLPSGGNGLRVESAMYGGYMIPPFYDSMIAKIITKGDDRSEAIAKMRRALQELVIEGVETNQFFQEDILQDPNFISGDYDTEYLQNVFLKTWAPEEEESV; encoded by the coding sequence ATGTTTACGAAGGTATTGATCGCAAACAGAGGAGAAATTGCTGTCAGGATCATTCGTGCTTGTCATGAGTTAGGAATCCAAACGGTGGCGGTCTATTCTGAAGCTGACCGCGAAGCATTGCATACACAACTGGCTACCCAGGCTATCTGTATCGGCCCTGCAAAAGCGAGCGATTCCTATTTGAATATGACAAGCATCTTGAGCGCAGCAGTCGTTACAGGAGCCCAAGCCATCCATCCAGGCTTCGGTTTCCTCTCGGAAAACAGCGCATTCGCCACAATGTGCGAAGAAATGAATATCCGATTCATCGGACCATCTTCCACCATCATCGACTTGATGGGCAACAAAGCAAACGCCCGCAAAACGATGATAGCAGCAGGTGTACCTGTCACTCCGGGGAGCGAAGGCTACATCTCTTCTTATGAAGAGGCTGTGGCGCAAGCCGAGCAGATCGGTTATCCGGTCATCCTGAAAGCTGCTGCTGGTGGCGGCGGTAAAGGGATGCGGAAAGTCTACCAAGAAAACGGTCTGGAGGCAGCCTTCAGCCAAGCGAAAGCGGAAGCCAAAGCAGCCTTCGGGGACGACCGCATGTATCTTGAAAAGATCATCACGCCTGCCCGTCATATCGAAGTGCAGATTTTAGGGGATTCGTTCGGCAATGTCGTCCATTTGGGCGAACGCGATTGCTCCCTTCAGCGCAATCATCAGAAAGTGTTGGAAGAAAGTCCGTCCACATTCATCTCTGAAGAGACACGCAAAGCGATGGGGGAAGTCGCCATCCGTGCGGCTAAACATGTCGGCTACACCAATGCAGGCACGATCGAGTTTCTCGTCGATACGGACCAACGTTTCTATTTCATGGAAATGAACACGCGTATCCAAGTGGAGCATCCGGTGACCGAAATGGCGACTGGCATCGATATCGTCAAAGAACAATTGCGCATCGCGAGCGGTGAGCCGTTGTCCTTTACGCAAGATGAGGTTGTCATCACCGGCCATACGATCGAATGCCGTATCAACGCTGAAAATCCGGCTTTGGGCTTCCGCCCTTCATCCGGGAAAATCGACTACCTGTTCTTGCCTAGCGGCGGGAATGGCCTGCGTGTGGAAAGCGCCATGTACGGCGGATATATGATTCCGCCATTCTATGACTCGATGATCGCCAAAATCATCACAAAAGGCGACGACAGAAGTGAAGCAATCGCCAAAATGAGGCGTGCGCTGCAGGAACTGGTCATCGAGGGAGTCGAAACGAACCAATTCTTCCAGGAAGATATTCTGCAGGATCCTAATTTCATTTCCGGAGATTACGATACGGAATATCTTCAGAATGTGTTCCTGAAAACGTGGGCACCTGAAGAAGAGGAAAGTGTATAA
- a CDS encoding beta-ketoacyl-ACP synthase III: MKLGSKISATGHYLPEQTISNDDLSKIMDTSDEWISKRTGIRSRHISKDENTSDLSSKAALRILQNGKITADQLDFIIVATMTPDALSPSTACLVQEKIGAVNAFCFDINAACSGFVYALSTGLHMMQSGLYQYGMIIGAETMSKVVNWEDRSTAVLFGDGAGGVLLERTEDDCFVAEAIHSDGGRHMALVANTMKVKNPYGDSSQEEQAFLTMDGRAIFDFAIRSVPSVIREVMEKGNLSDGDLKKILAHQANVRLLEAISKKVKMPFSLFATNIAETGNTSAASIPILLDQLVQTKEIQLGTKDKVLMTGFGGGLTWGAIVVSLN; this comes from the coding sequence ATGAAATTGGGTTCAAAGATAAGCGCAACAGGTCACTACCTTCCTGAACAGACCATCTCAAACGATGATCTGTCTAAAATCATGGACACAAGTGATGAGTGGATCAGCAAAAGGACAGGCATCCGCAGCCGACACATTTCGAAGGATGAAAATACTTCCGATTTGTCAAGCAAAGCGGCCCTCAGAATTTTGCAAAACGGTAAGATCACTGCAGACCAACTGGACTTCATCATAGTAGCAACAATGACTCCGGATGCTCTCAGCCCATCGACTGCTTGCTTAGTGCAAGAAAAGATAGGTGCAGTAAATGCTTTCTGTTTCGATATCAATGCAGCTTGTTCAGGCTTTGTTTACGCATTGTCCACCGGCCTCCATATGATGCAGAGCGGTCTATATCAATATGGCATGATCATCGGTGCTGAGACAATGTCAAAAGTCGTCAACTGGGAAGACCGTTCTACTGCTGTCCTGTTTGGGGATGGCGCAGGCGGCGTATTGTTGGAACGAACGGAAGACGATTGCTTCGTTGCAGAAGCGATCCATTCTGATGGTGGACGCCATATGGCATTAGTGGCGAACACAATGAAAGTAAAAAATCCGTATGGAGACTCCTCTCAGGAGGAACAGGCTTTCCTTACGATGGATGGCAGAGCCATCTTTGATTTTGCAATCCGCAGTGTGCCAAGCGTCATACGCGAAGTGATGGAGAAAGGAAATCTTTCTGACGGCGATCTGAAGAAGATTTTAGCTCATCAAGCAAATGTACGCTTATTGGAGGCAATCAGCAAAAAAGTGAAAATGCCATTTTCATTGTTTGCCACAAACATTGCGGAAACGGGCAACACCTCAGCAGCAAGCATTCCGATATTGTTGGATCAGCTTGTTCAAACCAAGGAAATTCAACTCGGCACCAAAGATAAGGTGCTGATGACAGGATTTGGTGGCGGCCTCACTTGGGGAGCCATCGTAGTATCATTAAACTAA
- the fabG gene encoding 3-oxoacyl-[acyl-carrier-protein] reductase has translation MDLKGKTVIVTGSSRGIGEAIAEAYAKRGANIVLNARKPIAEEKVAHLESYGVTVKTLLGDVSDFQTAKEIVSQAKELFGSVDVLVNNAGITRDKLIMRMDEEDFDATYQVNLKGTFNMIRHALPLMLKQRAGSIINISSVVGETGNTGQANYAASKAGIIGLTKSVAREAATRGITCNAIAPGFIETEMTDVLSEKIQEQMLTQIPLKRFGKAEEVANTAVFLSENTYITGQTISVNGGMYM, from the coding sequence TTGGATTTAAAAGGAAAGACGGTCATCGTCACTGGTAGTTCAAGAGGAATCGGGGAAGCCATCGCTGAAGCTTATGCGAAACGTGGAGCCAATATCGTTCTGAATGCACGCAAACCGATTGCTGAAGAAAAAGTTGCGCATCTGGAATCCTACGGCGTAACAGTCAAAACACTCTTAGGTGATGTCAGCGATTTTCAGACTGCCAAAGAAATCGTCAGCCAAGCCAAAGAACTGTTCGGTTCCGTTGATGTTTTGGTCAACAATGCAGGGATCACCCGCGACAAATTGATCATGCGCATGGATGAAGAGGACTTTGATGCCACTTATCAAGTGAATCTGAAGGGTACCTTCAACATGATCCGCCACGCTTTGCCGCTGATGCTGAAGCAAAGAGCCGGCAGCATCATCAATATTTCAAGCGTCGTCGGTGAAACAGGAAATACAGGGCAGGCCAACTACGCTGCCAGCAAAGCCGGCATCATCGGATTGACGAAATCTGTCGCCCGTGAAGCTGCAACAAGAGGCATTACTTGTAATGCCATTGCCCCAGGGTTCATCGAAACGGAAATGACGGATGTTCTTTCAGAAAAGATTCAGGAACAGATGTTGACGCAAATCCCATTGAAACGATTTGGAAAAGCCGAAGAAGTGGCAAACACTGCCGTATTCTTGAGTGAGAATACTTACATTACCGGCCAGACCATCAGTGTCAATGGCGGCATGTACATGTAA